atTTCATGTGAGGAAAAACCACTAATCAGCAACTTCCAGTGGTTGTTGTTTACCAGCACAAATGATAGAACTGCTTCATAGTTGTCAAAGTTCACCTAGAATAgcattgaaatatatttcaagAAGCCATGTCAAATTATGAAGACCAATTTTAAGCTCAAATCTCAACTTTAAGCTTTCCACACATGTAAATAATTTCTTTTAGTgaaaaatacactttttatGTCAAAAGGGTGTTATGAAAAATCTCAATTACTAGATTACGCGATTACCTGTTAGGCTGGATAACTTTCTTCTCTAGAGagatgggggggggggagggttAAACTTGCATTGATACTGATATTGTTAAGTAAGAAACAAAGAGTTGACATGTTGTGACCTAGACTAATGTGGGTGTAATTTGATCAATATTCTGCACATAATGTTATTAAGTGGTTGACATCATCATTACTCTGAGGTATGTTATGTAGTGGCCAGCAGAGAACAGGTTTACATGTGGAATATATTATGTTATGAGTGcagcacagtggtgcagttggtagcactgttgccttgcagcaagaaggtcctgggtttgattcttTCTGcacggagtttgcatgttctccctgtgcatgcgtgaggtttctccaggtactccgaattactcccacagtccaaaaacatgactgttaggttaactggtctctctaaattgcccttaagtatgtgaatgggtgtgtgcatggttctttgtcctgtgtttctgtgttgccctgtcatggactggcgacctgtccagggtaaaCCCTGTCTCTCaccctctcacccaatgaccactggagataggcaaccCGAAAAGGAGAAGTGGgttggataatggatggatggatattttatgtaatattttacaaAGGCGGTTTGAAGCCTGTTATCCAGATTTACCTCCTCATCTTCCTGGAAACCCATATGTGTCATTCACCACCACACATCAACATTACATgttgtataaaatataaatttattatGTGAAACAATTCTTTCACAGAACCCTTGTAAAACAGACCCTGATCTTCATTCAACCCATGTGGAGCATAAAAAGCTTAACATTTTTTGATCAACAAACACATCTTTTTAAACACAACATATGATAGGTTATTTGACTTTTGTTGCATTGTTTTACTCGATGTATCTGATGTGTAAAcacaaaagttttatttatttatcttacaCTGACACAATATATCAACAAAGATACATATTACCTTAGGTAAACTTTGGCGAGGAAGCTCTGTTCTGTCCCCAAACAAAATCGCACCAGCTGTGTAGTGATTGAGGATGTAAATTGTGTCCACCACTCCTGATACATGGGCAGCCACATCTGCCATCTTTGTCATTTCAACATTAATATCTGCAAATATTCAAATTTGCATGCAAAGTGTTGGGGAAATTTGtggaaaaactgaaagaaatcaCATACATACCTCCCCATTCAACCACTGATGTGGACGAAGAGAGCGCAGATCTGAATGGTGTATGACAAAGCTCCGTCCCTTAATTTGTGAAGGGACCACTGCAACAACAACGTCTGTAGCCCTCTTTTTCCAAAGCCAAGTTAACTGGAAATTGGATGCACGAAGAAATCAGTTCATACAGAAGTTTGATACAGTAAAACCAcatattttcaaaaaacaacTTAGAGTGATCTTcgaaaatacatattttctaTATGGTTTTACAATTTTTGTCTATAATGATGAATTTACTAATAGCCACAGAATGTattatagtttttttctgttcctaTGGGATTTGTAGTTGTACATACAGCAAATGCTTCTCTGACCATGCTCATTCTGCCTGTCAGTTATtgtttctcatttcattttctgtgcgctttattcttcaaaaagcacacagaatcatcttcatcaaaatTCCAAAAGTATCCCTACCGTTCAGTGTGTATTTGGGCcctcttgaccaattgaaatcattCATTTACCTAATACTTCTGGCATCCACAACATTGCTTTCTCTACCTTTCCGGGAATACACATTCAGTCAAACATCTGGATAACATCAGATTGTGCTACGTGACATTTTATAGCAACATTCTCATGACTTATCTGGGTACAAACTCTCAGGTCAAATTTACTTTTTAGTCTAATCAACCAAAACGTTAAGCTTCCACACTTGTTAGAATTGTTCCCTGTCCTCACTGGTATGTTGTCCTGTGTTGTCAGAGGAAATTTCTTGTCCTGTGCTATTTTttacttcatgttttttctcacTCACTCTCTTTGTAGGGGAGCCCTTACTTAACATTGCCTTTGTCACTAATTCCTCTACCTAACGAGGAACATATCCGAAATGAAATATTGggtttggatttttgttttaagtgAAACACAAATGTACATTCCCCCAAAAGGAACACTGAATGAAAAAAGGGAAACTGAAGGAtatcatcttaaaaaaaatttctCGTACGCAACAGATATTTTATTGTGCGCATCAGATACAATGTCGTACTTAGCTTATCTGTTTGCATGATATGCTATCTGGTGCGCACAAgacagtttattattatttttattttttaatgtcacGTTAGGAGCTATGTACATATCAAAATACAAGGAATAAAATGTAACAACATCACCTGCATTAAGCACCTTGGTCCGAAATCCTCGTCAATCtgcagaccatatgaccttcagCAACTTTAAATAACTCCtctcatttgttttaaacagagcAAGAACATGCGATAACCACTGTTCATGAGTTACAACTTCCACACTAAAACCCAAAAATATGGAGGactgatcctgacaaaattaaaaataaaagcagaaatgtaaatgtttggtttttccttttccttacacatgcctttgttctttttacatttcctcgtctcatctttttcctttaccgtatgcatttctccttcattacgcaaatgaggagggctgcctttttctctccagctcctctactattggtcaataaacaggaaggaggaggatccatgtgcaggccgagggtgtgtcccaattcaggggctggatccttccaagtctgTACTTGTGcgctgattacatcacagcacGGCACGGAAGGTCTGTGAAATgtggccgacaaatgtgtccttcttttgcccaatttgaaggatgggttgtgagtatcctttgcggtccatcttttcccatgattcattgcgggtcgaagcggtttggtcaaacaggggcagccatggcggaccacagtggcaaaggctgtgagtaaactgtgaaaaattacactttgtgtgacacaaattaacttttacaatgtttttagtgcgggaatataactgtgtagacgtgaaaaatctgcttgatttatcaagacattgcttaatttcaaacgtgctccgacgtgttccgAGTTTTCCGATCTGATAGTAACTGCTGGCTTGTCTCGCCGGActgtcggcactgagctcctgctgccagtcatcacagtgaacgttaaacacaagtgatttctaacagtttatgttagtattattttaatgtattgtgtcatttgttcatgtaagttgattagacattacaggtgatattaaagttaacctgaataaatggacaattttaagtaatcctaccgtatcgctggagagtgtgattgagaataaataagcttttaaatattcatttttgatgaagaaatgtgctatatgtgtttttaacaaatgcacaaatgcaagcaaatctcagtaaagaagtgcaaagtttgaaagagcttgttttaggcatttgcttagaaatattttaatatgttctgcaaattaagacaaatgtaaaattaaaaaagcctttttttacactgatattaagcaagatggttttttttgttgttgtttttattgtttagggacaaaggagcagacgggccagtttattaagctcaggggtgagaaccaccacctttttactggagctaaaaactcaaccaccgtggcttggaggtacaataacaacattctttgcagtcagtttctgtccagtttcaaaaactcctatctttctaactttcgtaaatatccatccagtgattaacatacttcttttggttttccctctttccttttgcttgtttaggacaccacagaacttcaaactaacttcaccgggGTTACGAATTACAATTTTTTTGAAGGTTTCACAACCGGTTGCATGAAGTGGAAGTACATAGGACAATTATTTTCAGTGAACTTTTAATATGTACGTTCTAACCTCAAGGAGAATAAAGTAGTGTCAGGCAAACTAGCCTGAGCGGGGCAGCTGTATGAATTTGTGGTTTGTGTGTAACTGTAAACTGCCTCTGATTTGCTTACAATTACACCTTACTCTACCTTAGCCAATTATCATCACTTATGCAATTGTCTCACTCCTCACTCCTCCAAAGAAAACAAGCTTAGCTCCTGTGGCTGTGAGCCAGGACAGATGAAAAGAGCTGCAATAAGTAGGTTTAGTTTATAACGTGCCCCATTTAATTGTCGCTAACGGTAACGGCGTTGTAAGGCTAGAAAAAGTAATTTGTTTGATTActtgttactgaaaaaagtAACGTCGTTTATTTTAACTCCGTTATTCCCATCACTGATCATGATGGGGttcaactttgtttttcataatcTTATTACTGTGAACTTAGCTCCTCTGTGTCTTTCTAGGGATGAGTTTGCAGCTGTGGGGACTGACAGTGCGGTCATTTCCAATAATCAGGCCTGGGAGTTACTAATAACATTAGCATTCGATTtccaaataaatgtaattaattatatttatttcacaattttagagagaaaaagaaaaactaatacACTCATttgtaaatgtcttttttgtatttactctggttatcttcATCTtctattgaaactttgatgacGTAAAACATGTAAgtgttgcaaaaataaaataaatctgtaagaggGGAAGAGGGACAGCTCACATTGATATCATGTTGCTGTTACTTGAGATCACTTTGTCTGTTACTACCAGAGTTGGGTTGAGTTGCCAAAGACTGTACTCGTGTAAAGTAGCATTACTTCAAAACAATATTATTCaagtaaatattcaagaaaGAGTAACTACTCAATAAAgagtaaaataagtatttggtGGAAAGACTAATCAAATACTGCTTTGAAGGCAAAAGGTGCTGTTTCAGTGTAAtgtcagattttcttttagaaATGATGGCACcagacagacaaaaatataaacaaatatttaaatttgggtgttttaaatactgaaataataaaatgagtGAAAACAAATATCATTTTTACAAAACCATGAGTAAATGGTCAAGAAACATTAATTTTGAAATCTTTTTGACGACCTTTTAAACCCCTTGGTTCTTATTTGTCTTTGAACAGTGTAAAGTATTTCCAAGATAAATTGTATATTTACTGGCCCTCTAAATAGTACAGAGGGATTGTCAAACAGAACAAGGCTGGTTGTGAACATACAAGAAGTGGTTACCCTAATGTCTATTTCTGTGTTGGGGGCATATTTGATTACAATGTTCTTCACTCAGTGAAGCAGGGTAGAGTAGTGTTACTTCAAAGTAAAATTAGTCGAGGAGGAGTAAAACTACtcttaatgattttttttttttttttcggcatGTAACTACATTAAATGTAATTGAGTAAATGTAACTTATTACTATGCACCGAAGTCATTATTATCCCTTTGTCATACTTTCATACCACTACAATCCTGAGTTAGTAAGCCATCACCTGTTTAGAGTCTGGATCTAAACcacttttttttgtgtttattgtttaATCATTCTGGGTTATTCATCATTTTCAGAAAGGCCTTGTGGTATTcggttctttattattttcagtAGGGCCACAATActtcattcctttgtgtttggtttcaggcttttttcattttttcaaaccTCACAAAGCATGACATCTAGTTATGTTTTTTCATATCCACTTCGTCAGTCAGCTACTGTGCTGAACTGTTTCAAGGACATCCTTGTTCAGCCTGCTTCTTGGGTCCTGTCTTATGTGGTAGACCTGGGTCTCTGTTGCTCTTGCGCTAAGAGAACCTTTAAGACAACATCCCCCATAAAAAACACATTCCAGATCACTGgtgtttgtttgtgtatgtCACGAGACAGATAGAAATGAGCAGTCATAATGGTTCTATAAAACATGCTTTTATTAATACAGATTCTTGGTAAATAGACAAATGTTCATTGTTTTATTAGCCTTAACCCCTTTTAGACTATTGTCACAAATTCACCTCAAGCTGCTTTGGGTTTTGATGCCATGCTACTGATAACTGTTTAAGCATATTCCACACATACCCAGGATCATTTTCAAAGCCCTTTCCTTCCATCTAATCCTCGAAATAATGTCAAAATCTGGCAAATTTTTCTGGCTTGCATACTAAATACCTACATTTATATCTATTGTGTGTGTTATAAACACATTAATAGCTGCTACCTTATTTAGTATTTGTTCGACACCAAAAACACcagtagtttattttaaaatataattttaaataaattcagccAGTAAGGGTTTAAAGCTTTTAAACTGTAGCATACtttgaatatgttaaaatatttcgCTCCTTTTTGGGTTGCTTTTGTTGAAGACATTATAAACAATTTTGTATCTGTTTCAATCTAATTTAATTGCCTTTAAATGGGATTTTGTGAGTTAAAGCTTGTTTGCATGATGTGCTGGTGACCTGTTGAGGGTGTTCTCTGCCTCTGACCCACTGACCGCCCCAGAAAGGACCAACCCTTACTAGTTGAACAGTATAAAACTGCAGCAGAAGATGGATGGCAGAATGGATGTTCAAATGTAATGTGGAGTCTGAACTATTGTCAAACTGTATAAGATAACTTATATAACTATATAAGACTATATCAGGTAACTATATATGATTTTTGCCAGTCATTTATGCTCGGCAGTTGTTGTAAAACAGCTCCCCTACTGGTTTATTGGAAACCTGCTGCAGGAATGCACCCAGTTCATCCAGTGAACGCTTCTCTACGTAGTTCTCTTCTGTGTTTCTTGCTGTACCAGCACCACTTTGAATGGGCCTGTTGTTGTTGTCCACGCAGCAGTAGGCGTTCCACACATAGTCTGGGATGTTGACACGCTTCACGTTGTTTTTGATAATCCAGTTGTTCGCTGAGGGGATGGCGCCAACCAGCACGTTGGCCTTTGAACACTTTTCAAGGAAAAGAGAGGTGTGAGCTGGGACTCATGGTTCCCCCAGGCACCTTGATTCATTTTGGGGTTCTGGGGAACCACATTGGTCAGGGTGAAAGTGGCATTACGACTGGGTACTGGAagagaaagatttttttattttttttatcaaagtaaGCAGTAATTCTAAAAGTATTCTAAATTTATCACAGAAACCCAAGCAGAATGGATTATGCTTGTTATCTTCTAAAGTCaagaatttgatttaattttgattttaaatttccTTTACATCAGCTGAGCTATTGTCCACTGTTAGTAAACAGGATGTCATCAAGTCATTGCAGTGTTCCTCATCACCTTTGCTCTAATATTGACAAGGATTATTTAGATTTAATACTTTTTCATGAAAGACATGCAGAGGCATGTAACTGGAGTAAATATATTGGTCATAGTTTAACAGACTAAAATGTTCTCTAATACCATGCCTTAAAGATGTGAAGAAAATCTTATGTAACATGATGTTGGATCTCTGGAGCTTTGACTATCTTAGACAAAGccagaatttaaaaataaacattaatataGGTTGCTCTTGAttaaaacagctgaaatgtcTTTTAGAATGATGACAAAGTTGTCCTTGATTACTAATCAATCAGTGTATCCTATAAAAAAGTTATTGCATGTTATTTAACAAGGCTGCCAACAACCATGAACTTGTTTATTTGATGTCAGTGATTGTTAAACACTATTTACAGCAAATGTCATCTTAATTCATAGCCAAAGAAGCtacaaatatgaaaagtgtgaaGCATTAATTTGtctttccattgttttcctaaGCAGATGAGAACCCCACCAGAGTCGTTTGGAAGTGGACAGAGACCATCTCAAAactgggtctcggtccggttgtttggtccagaccaggGCTCGCTTGAGTgttttcacacctgcacaaaaggtccagaCCAAGGGGGGAAATGTACTCTAGTCCGTTTAAAGAGGACCACACGTGGCAGGTGTAAATACACCCTTAAACTGTTGAGTAACTACATTCTGATCATGTGCACCTTCTATGATACGCTTGtgtgtgatttcatttttttcattccttttttttacttttctcgtcttttttttttttttttttttttactttttctgccATTTTAAGTTTCTTTAAAATTTGGGGGTGAATTTTTTTGAAAGGccttttttagcttttatttatattgtttggATTATTCTGTATTGTTAAAGTTGATATTACACATCCATATGCCCACAAATGTTTGAAAACATAACTGCTGTCATAGGGTCTCCTAATTTTTCACATGGCTGTATAATGAAAATCTCATTCTGCTTAACAGTGATCCGATGCTTTTCGCATCATCTTTAAGAAGAAAcctttacattttcatgtaaaacaGTTGAGATTTCTTCAAAGTTCCCCTAAACTTTGGGAAACTGTTATCGGTTAGTGTGccttaaatctttaaaaactgtCAAGAGGCAATAAAAAGTTTCCTGCTTTAATCgttaaaactataaaaactgTGGACTGGGGTTATACCCGCACATAAATATTTGCATTTGGACCACAGGATGTCGTTGCAGCTACAGAATAGGAGCAGCCTGTAGATTTTCATCTTGAGCTATTTATAGCATTCGTCTCTTTATTCCACATGTATGTATagccaaaataacaaaacagacATCTGTTGTTGTGCAGGTAGAGGTTCTGTCGGTGTCATTATGCTTAGCTAAACCCAGAATTTTCCTTAAGCACAACAACATAGTTATGCTTTTAAAGGAGCTATGatataaatgtatgtgttttttttttttttttatctatttttggTTTCTGataacaaacacagaaacacagtaGCCACAGCGTTACATCAGTGATGCCTGAGATCATGTTCCGGTAACGTCTGCACTCTGCATCATTTGGCTGAatgctcaaaatgttttttaggcaCATTTCTCTACATCAGACATATAAATGAATACACCAAGTTCTAGCTGCAAGCCCGGCCACAATTTAAAAGAAACTGATATGAAAGTAATGTGACTGTCAAAAGTGTACTCAACCCTGTGAAACAGCCAggttttttaaacttaaaaagcGATATTATTTTTTAGCATCACAGTGAATTCAAGCATATATCAAAATCAGCCAAAAAAATCCtttgattataaaacaataaagtttagaAGGGCCTCACCAGAggtaaatctgacagaaaatctaGAGAAAACCCTATGAAAGGAAGAGTAGGCAAATGTGGCCAATTCAAAATGTTGGAAGCTGACAGATTCCCAGAACTGAATGCTGTTTTTGTATCAAAAAGTTGtaaacaaagtattagtttaggGTGTGCACACTGAGCCAATCAAGTTATGGATTCTTTTCCCACAATACATTTGTTTACATCACAAAACCTTTTAACATGGATGTTTAAAAGCTTGAGACCCACTAAGCCCAAAGGGGTTTGTGAAGTTTGAGCTCAAAATAACATGCACAAATCAAACAAACTTTTTCTGAGAATAGACATATACCGTTAGCGACaatcattatgttaataattatgttttccAAATGGGAGTGAGAATTCTGGccttcctttgctgctggttAAGGAAAACCTGGGTGGATTgggacaaaatgtattttttggaatTTGTGAGCTCTCTGCTTACAGCAGACAAGCTGGTTGTGTGTGTAGAAGCCGTGTGGTGAATAGCGGAGACCGAGTTTTGCGGTTATGTCATTTTGAGGAGTTTGTATATTTTGTGATACAACTGCctttagttttaactgtttttggtgtttgttgaaatgatttatatcagcttttaacCAAGATTCTACTATTTCGGTGGATACCACATATGTGTATGTTTAACTAGTGGAACTTGCAGTAAataaagtagaagaaaacaagaGTTAAATTCACAGATATGTACATGTATGTGGCAAGGGAAGCGAATTATGCTTAGGGCTGTAAGTATAAACATTAAATGTCTTGGATCTCTAGTGCCATAGCACCACCTACTGTGCCTCAACGATATAACACCAGCATTTGATCTTTACTACCTGGATGGTGTCCATTAGGGTTGAGGTGACCACGGTCAAAGCCAGAATTTGTGTAGTCCTCGTTGAGAGCTTGTTTCTCTCCCTGGTAGACCCCTGGGTAGTCCATGCCCAGCCAATATCCATCCTTCATCTCAGCCTGCCAGGACTCATTCACCAGCTAAAGAGCATCGAAACATGCAgagatttaaacataaaaagggTAAAAGGAATCAAATGGAAGATTACTTATTGGATTTCTTTGAGACCACCCCTGAGAAAAGTTTTTGTTGAATTGAAATAGACAAGATGATGTGTAAATGTGGTTAAAATGTATATGCAGTTCATAAAATAAGCTAAATGGGCTGTAATTTTACTGCATTCTTTAATGCTTTCTTTTTAGACTTAAAAAAGGCAACTTTTCAACATGTCTCTCTCTgggctaaataaaaacaaagtccgGTTGAGCTAAACCAGCCATAAAAAAGACAAGTCAATGGACTTCC
This genomic window from Girardinichthys multiradiatus isolate DD_20200921_A chromosome 18, DD_fGirMul_XY1, whole genome shotgun sequence contains:
- the si:dkey-243k1.3 gene encoding LOW QUALITY PROTEIN: endonuclease domain-containing 1 protein-like (The sequence of the model RefSeq protein was modified relative to this genomic sequence to represent the inferred CDS: deleted 2 bases in 1 codon), with amino-acid sequence MGKEGRMKEKRRHGRMRKGEGETEWGGGESCKFREASAVLYLRQDVTECLKYFYKAKVPEWGASTPGAARLCQRFVNRFHFATLYDTNHRIAVYSAYQFEPSSGGGRENRWFVEPQLVNESWQAEMKDGYWLGMDYPGVYQGEKQALNEDYTNSGFDRGHLNPNGHHPVPSRNATFTLTNVVPQNPKMNQGAWGNHESQLTSLFLEKCSKANVLVGAIPSANNWIIKNNVKRVNIPDYVWNAYCCVDNNNRPIQSGAGTARNTEENYVEKRSLDELGAFLQQVSNKPVGELFYNNCRA